From the Plectropomus leopardus isolate mb chromosome 20, YSFRI_Pleo_2.0, whole genome shotgun sequence genome, the window TCCTCCTGTCCTCACCGTCCTCCCGGCTCTCTGTGACAAGCATCAGacttttcctgtaaaattatttttggcgCTTTTTTGACTTCATTAGACAGCACACactagtttttttgtttgtttgttttttttttttgtatttttaaattattttaggtttagaaatgtattttaaacatgCTGAATAAAAtgggagaataaaaaaatagtccATTTTTCAAACCACTGGACCAGCAGGACGAgtgttacatttgtttgtttgtttgtttgtttgtttttgtttgtttgtttatgggttttttttcggGTTTTTTTAGGGCAAACATTGTGATTGCGACGCCGGGTCGTCTGGAGGACATGTTCAGGAGGAAGTCGGACGGTCTGGATTTGGCGAGTTCAGTCAAGAGTCTCGACGTGCTGGTTCTCGACGAGGCCGACAGACTTCTGGACATGGGCTTCGAGGCCAGGTacgcaaaaaaaaggaaacatttagaGTCTCGCAACATTTCAAATagatgtacagtttttttttttgtaatttaattcaaaaggttaaactttCATATAGTTCATATTCACACATGAATTAAAATATTAAGCtcttctttgttttaatttttaatgattatgGCTTATAGCTCATGAAAACCCAGTATCtcaaattattacaatatttcctaagaaattattttattacttttgtttttaactattttaaatatttttttgttatttttatttttaattaaatatttacaaaacagaatTGTCCACCTTCTGAAATGTACGTTCATTTATACACTCAGCACTTATTTTGGGCTCCTTCAAAACAAATTACTGCTTCAGCTGTGGTTTACTGAACTAGACCAAAGGATACATGTATTTCTACTGTTTGAATAGTAAttaaatattctaatattttatattatttattcatttatttttatgtttttgagttgtaggccataattatcaaaataaaaaatgcttaaacattttagtttaaGTGTAATGAATAAAGAGTATAttaaattttctctttcttttattttatgttcttaGGGCATctctttaatgtattttatagtGAAACTATAATTTCACATTTGTGgacaatacatttttgtaaatattaaataactgatggaaaaaaatgaacttttcagccatttttaagatgcACCTGTAGttacatgtaattaaatttTGTGCTGCTAACAgaatctctgtgtgtgtgtgtgtgtgtgtgtgtgtgtgtgtgtgtgtgtgtgtgtgtgtgtgtgtgtgtgtgtgtgtgtgcagtctgaACACCATCCTGGGTTACCTGCCCAAACAGAGGCGGACAGGTCTGTTTTCAGCCACGCAGACTCAGGAGCTGGAGAAGCTGGTTCGAGCCGGTCTCAGGAACCCGGTACGCATCACCGTCAAAGAGAAAGGCGTCGCTGCCTCCGCCGCCGCCCAGAAAACTCCCTCCAGACTCTCCAACTACTATACTgtgagtctcacacacacacacacacacacacacacgtttcacatcaaacacccaaaaatgaaaacgtAATGACACAAAAACTCTCGTGTTGTCGTTCCAGATCTGCAGGTCAGAGAATAAGTTTAACAACTTGGTGGCGTTTTTAAGACAACGCAAGCAAGAGAAGCATCTCGTCTTCTTCAGGTACGCTGAGCACTGTCTgctgttattaaccctttagggactgtttggtgcatttgaCACACTTTAATTCTCcgttttttaagataattttgcCTGTGTTCATGCGTGTGAtataaatgtagtccagattgtgtatttttgttaatgtttgaatttgcagctcagctcctacaataagtctaaaatacactgtggaaactaaatagttacattcagactgttcaggtccaaaaatgctccattgaaacccattcaaactgacatttttgatcccacagccatcagagcagaaaaacaggacttgtattatttctgggtgtcattctgggcttttgactctgaatttgtcattttgactattttccacctgatgaggtcattttgaccatatttggcatatggaggaaatacatgctatttccactaggtgacctgtcacagtcaatgtagctgctgatcgcTGACggatcccagactgtcagcagctacactcacacactgacatatcccagactgtcgtcataaaaaaaataatgcaaattaaaaattgcatgtaggctggtgaaaaaaaaaaatctaaaaacagtggcatcatgacaaaacctggcatttaattctgaaaactaataaatatttgataccgatgttggttaaaaaatgaatgagagTAGGAAATCATATTAAcgtataacatttttaaagcctgattttgaaaagtgcgtTTTGTGTGCAGTGATGAGTATTTagatttgacactgcacaaaaaaaaataatgtataaaaatgaatgttgctgctgatcattGACACAtaccaggctgtgatcatcaaaacaaaaatctacatAGCATGTAGTATACCGAAAATTAGacttttttcatctaaaacacagtgacatcatgacaaaaatgtggcattaaaaaaaaaaaaaaataaaaaaatacatttttgacattaatGATTAGGActtttgttggttaaaaaaacattctttaaaacattaattaatgaaagtagaaaataatattaatgcataattttttttaaagcttgattttgaaaagtgcaattTGTGCAgagagtgatacgagtgtgtgtgtgatattaatattttgtcGGTGGAGTTTGGTTATTGACTGACTGGTTATTATCCGCTCGTCCGTGTACGCAGTACGTGCGCGTGTGTCGAGTACTACGGTCGAGCTCTGGAGACGTGGTGAAGAAGGTCACCGTCCACCTGATCCACGgcaagatgaaaaacaaacgCAACAAGATCTTTGCAGACTTCAGAGCCCTGAAGAGGTGAAACTCTGTTCCTCGCACAGTTACAGTAAATCTGTGTGTAATCTGCACTCTGTGACTCTTTTATAATCTCTAATCCCTGCGTGGTGCTGCAGTGGGATCTTGGTGTGCACAGACGTCATGGCCAGAGGGATCGATATCCCCGATGTGAACTGGGTGCTGCAGTACGATCCTCCCAGCAGCGCCAGGTGAGTCCGAAAAGTTCACTGTCTGAAAACTACATGAACGGGTCGATTTATACTGTTTGgcaatttatttatctattgtcttaaaaaaatataagaggaaattataattacatttaattcatgatgtttaattatttctggATGTAAAAGGtaaatttcattcattcaatcattttttaaactatgttaaaaaaagataaaataaaattataaaaattttattaaaaattaactattattatttattaataaatttgtattgtaaatattttgtgtgtgtgtatatatatatatatatatatatatatatatatatatatatatatatatatatatatatatatatatatatatatatataaatatatatattctcctTTACACTTTATTGTATTCTATatactttttggtttttattggaTTAATGTTTGCtgattagttatttttattattttgtctgtattttttcatgtggttttctgtaaagtgtttatttagaggtttttgtttttgtttttgttgttttaaagaggAGGGGGTGTTTATGAGCCTCTGGCTTCTTGACCTctcctgacactttttttgtttgttttttaaatctggattttatgaaatatttaattgtcTGCTAATAAactaaacaataaatcaaattattaaacACATAATTTTGTTCGTTAAAATCTTTGTATTTTCACAGCTGCTCCCTGTGGTTATTATCAGATAAACGAggaaaaaagtgtatttatttggGACTATTTTAATCCGTCTGGTGCTTAATGTAGATTTCGGGCAGTGGCACATTGCCTGATGTGGATTTAAACTTTCTCTACATATACTTACTTCACTTCAGAGTTACACATGACGGGAGTTTAAAGCCAAAATTCATTTGAAATGACCCAGACTCGGACTTATTTCAGTGCTGCTGAGTCTTGATTTTAAGAGTAATAAAGAGGTttgataattattaattataattttacgAATGCTAaactgtatttctttcttttgtctttgtctcagtgCATTCGTACATCGATGTGGACGTACAGCACGAATCGGCAATCAGGGAAACGCCCTCGTCTTTCTGCTGCCGATGGAGTCGTCGTACGTCAACTTTTTGTCCATCAACCAGAAAGTGAGTGAATTTCTCTCAAACCTGAGTTTGGAaaccatcatttttttatgcCCGCTCTTTTCGCCGGGTGGGTCTGTGTACGTGTGAACTGAAAACTGACCTGTCTTTTCATGATGTCCTCAGTGTCCACTGGAGAAGTTGGTCCTCACAGGGGAAGTTGTGGACGTGCTGCCTAAAGTGAAAGCCATGTCTCTGGCAGACCGAGCCATGTTTGACAGAAGCATGAGAGCCTTCGTGTCGTACGTCCAGGCCTACGCCAAACACGAGTGCAGCCTGATCttcagggtcaaaggtcagaaaCAGACACTTTACATCACACATTCAGCTCTGCAGTTTGCATGaagtacaaacaaaacaatctttgctgcatttttcttttgtctagATCTGGATTTTGCCTCGTTGGCGCACGGCTTCGCCCTCCTGCGCCTGCCGAAGATGCCCGAGCTGAGGGGGAAAACGTTTCCGGATTTCATAGAGACGACGGTGGACACGGACACCATCCGCTACAAGGACAAGAACAGGGAGAAAACAGAGGCAGAAGATGCtggctgagctgaaagacagagacaagactCCTCTTCCTAAAAGGAACTTCCTGAAGAACAAGGCCTGGTCCAAACAGAAGAGCAAGAAGGAGCGCCGGAAAAAGAGGTCGGCCAAGAGGAAGCACGAAGAGGTATTCACACTTCACGTCCTCTGTTTGGTGCGTCATTTAGTTGCTTTTATTTACGAATCTCCTTTTTTTATCCTCTGTGTGTCCGCAGGGCTCCGACGTGGACGACGAAGACATGAAGGAGCTTTTGAACGACACTCGCCTCCTCAAGAAACTAAAGAAAGGTCAAATCACAGAGGAGGACTTTGAGAAACAGATAACAAGCGGACCAAAACACCAACCAGACGGGCCCTCGGGGGACGAGGAGGCGTGATCACCTGTATTCAGCGTGTAGAGAAAAGCAGAATTCAATAAAACCTTTGACATTTGTTTACCTTTGGAGAAAAGGGTTTTTATTGAGTTATAAATAAAGCTTGATGAGTTCGTCGCTGACGGCAGACGGGGTGAGGACTCCCAGGTCGGTGAAGAGGAGGGTGATGAGGGACGGAGGCGTGTAGTCGATCATCGGATGCTCCTCCGACAGGTTCTGTACCGTCTTCAGGGTGTCGGCTTTGTACTGTGGAGCCGAGGAGAGGAGCGGTAAAGAAAAACTCTAACAGAAATATAATCCGGATGTGAATTTCTCTGCCGGCGTTCGTACCTTAAATTTATCAGGCACGTCCTGCTGGTTGAGCGGATAGAGACGGACAAATTTGAAACTCTCTGCCACGACGTAGAAAGGCTTGTTGTGAGCTTTGGAGCACACGGCCATCTGATAAGTGCCGATCTGCAACACGAAAGATCAAATATTTAAGCCTGTGCATCACGAACGGAGGAGAAAAGTAACAAACTTACTTTTATATGACTTACAACtttattttgtcaatatggaaAAACATCCTGGTTCAATAATCAGTGTTACATCCGTCCCGATCGTTCATCAATAACAGGGTTCccaatttatttatctaaaaataaggccttatttggttttaaatcaacttgaattaatttttcaaaactcttaaaaatgctcagacatgagaagtaacattttatttttttttatgttgcattgtaaaatctcaatgTGATCcactccttttctttttttaaataatttactaaattcattttcttaaatttgtcaTTGTATGAATCACACATGCAGACTGAGACGCACAAAATCATCCAgatattttccttttctgttggAAAACTTATCCGATTCTTCTATGATAACATCATATGTTTATTGTCGTCCATGTGCTCCACCgtaaaacaggatttttttttaacattgtacGTGTTGGACCATCGATgctaaacatacaaacaaatttgacatatcccaggctgtcatcctaaaaaataaacatatattttgcagaagttttccatctaaaaacatagtggcatcatgacaaaaacctggcatttaaagggttaaaaatttgaaaattaattaatatttgagaTTTATGATTaaggctgaaaaaaactcaatgaaagtaaaaattaatattaataaatagtattttttaaagcttgattctgaaaagcgcgttttgtgcgcagagcggtacgagtgtgtgtgatattaaagcaggccccgAAGGGTTAATTTCTtatatattaaaacacattCTGCAAAATGGGCTCCCTTCACTTctgatatttaataaaataatgttgagaatacttttacttaagtacttaaatgcaggactttactTGTAATGGGGTGTTTTCGCGTGATGGTTTCTATGTAACGTAGCGATCTGAACAGCGATAACTGAATATTATTGATGGACTCTGGACAGTTTGAACAAAAATACTCTAAATcgatatctttttttctttctggttGAACTTGTTTCGTGACGCTTCACTGAAACTCACCTTGTTGATGATCCCTCCGCTCTCAACGACCCCCTCTGCACCAACAATAACAAGGTCTACTTTCTCCAAAACGTACCTGCGGACACATCACACAAACGCTTACTGCTGAAATGTTCACGCTGACGACGTGAGACGGCGTTTTAAACTCGATAACGAAGATATTTACCCCACAGCTGCATCCAGCACTACGGTCACAGGGACGTTCAGCTTCCTCAGAGCGTCTGCCATCTGTCGCCTGCACAAAGACAAGCTGGTTCaaccactctgtgtgtgtgtgtgtgtgtgtgtgtgtgtgtgtgtgtgtgtgtgtgtgtgtgtgtgtgtgtgtgtgtgtgtgtgtgtgtgtgtgtgtgtgtgtgtgtcctcagaataaaacacagtttactgACACACAGCTCGCTCACCCGGCTGAGTCAGGCTGCGATTCGGTCACGTAGACAGAGAAGCGCTTCTTCTCCTCTACGGCTTTTTCCAGAACCCGGAGGACGACTCGGGAGTACGAGTGAGTCAGGATTTTCTGAGAGAGGAGACATCAGTCACCGAGCTGCCGAAATACTGCGTGTACAAACACCGAAGTACATGTACCTGTGCTGCACCGTCCGAATACTGCCGACTCACAACTACGTGTCTCTCTGGAGGACGACGGCGACCTTCAGTCAcgcagcactttttaaaactcagAGCTCAACTTCTTCAACGTCACGCAAACAACAATTACAGCGAAGGAGTCTGACAATTAAAATCTATGTTCTTCCATCGATGGTCACACAAATAGctgtttacataaaaaataaataaaataaagtaaaaaaaaaaaaaaaaaataaaaatgtaataagaatCAAAGACATAAAAGATTTTAGTGCAtaaggagaacaaaaaaaaaaggaaaatgtaggagtaaaaattaaaatatatcttctaaataatttaagactttaatatcaatattttaaaatatttttaaaaatattttatttgttttttaatgcttaattgttgtgttttcattatttttacttttatttatttataatatatttttgtatgtttgctgttatt encodes:
- the ddx55 gene encoding LOW QUALITY PROTEIN: ATP-dependent RNA helicase DDX55 (The sequence of the model RefSeq protein was modified relative to this genomic sequence to represent the inferred CDS: inserted 1 base in 1 codon; deleted 1 base in 1 codon), with the protein product MENTTDGTWDSLPVKLNDGILQTLKEVKFTHMTPVQSACIPLFMSNKDVAAEAVTGSGKTLAFVIPVIELLLKREEKLKKMQVGALVITPTRELALQISEVMDQFIQKFPQFTQILLIGGTNPIEDVEKFKEKGANIVIATPGRLEDMFRRKSDGLDLASSVKSLDVLVLDEADRLLDMGFEASLNTILGYLPKQRRTGLFSATQTQELEKLVRAGLRNPVRITVKEKGVAASAAAQKTPSRLSNYYTICRSENKFNNLVAFLRQRKQEKHLVFFSTCACVEYYGRALEXVVKKVTVHLIHGKMKNKRNKIFADFRALKSGILVCTDVMARGIDIPDVNWVLQYDPPSSASAFVHRCGRTARIGNQGNALVFLLPMESSYVNFLSINQKCPLEKLVLTGEVVDVLPKVKAMSLADRAMFDRSMRAFVSYVQAYAKHECSLIFRVKDLDFASLAHGFALLRLPKMPELRGKTFPDFIETTVDTDTIRYKDKNREKQRQKMLAELKDRDKTPLPKRNFLKNKAWSKQKSKKERRKKRSAKRKHEEGSDVDDEDMKELLNDTRLLKKLKKGQITEEDFEKQITSGPKHQPDGPSGDEEA
- the eif2b1 gene encoding translation initiation factor eIF-2B subunit alpha, with protein sequence MNEEELVEYFRAQMRKDPDMASAVAAIRTLLEFLKRDKGETILGLRESLTGATDCLTGVDSSVAVSSGGELFLRFISLTSLEHQDLSRCKKVREERGELFLEKISMSRSKVAKLCHTFIKDGAKILTHSYSRVVLRVLEKAVEEKKRFSVYVTESQPDSAGRQMADALRKLNVPVTVVLDAAVGYVLEKVDLVIVGAEGVVESGGIINKIGTYQMAVCSKAHNKPFYVVAESFKFVRLYPLNQQDVPDKFKYKADTLKTVQNLSEEHPMIDYTPPSLITLLFTDLGVLTPSAVSDELIKLYL